A single window of Kitasatospora sp. HUAS MG31 DNA harbors:
- a CDS encoding amino acid ABC transporter permease has protein sequence MKPSLYDAPGPRARRHNLLWSVLFVVALAVLVWWVVASLSDKNQLEWAKWRPFFTDPRVWTTYLLPGLRNTLLAAALAMVIALPLGALFGIARLSDHRWVRGAAGTVVEFFRAIPVLILMLFANAAYAEFTDISTDVRPLYAVVTGLVLYNGSVLAEIVRAGILALPRGQGDAALAIGMRKNQVMRYVLLPQSVTAMMPAIVSQLVVIVKDTALGGALLGFSELLASVRPMSANYGANTIASFTVVAVLFILLNLTLTSFAGWLEARLRRAKRFSGAVVRPEAVEELARPGEHVGPEDLGGPEGPRGR, from the coding sequence GTGAAGCCGTCCCTGTACGACGCCCCCGGGCCGCGGGCCCGGCGGCATAACCTGCTGTGGTCGGTGCTGTTCGTGGTGGCGCTCGCGGTGCTGGTCTGGTGGGTGGTGGCGAGCCTGTCGGACAAGAACCAGCTGGAGTGGGCCAAGTGGCGGCCGTTCTTCACGGACCCGCGGGTGTGGACGACGTACCTGCTGCCGGGTCTGCGGAACACGCTGCTGGCCGCCGCGCTGGCCATGGTGATCGCGCTGCCGCTGGGGGCGCTGTTCGGCATCGCCCGGCTGTCCGACCACCGGTGGGTGCGGGGGGCGGCGGGGACGGTGGTGGAGTTCTTCCGGGCGATCCCGGTGCTGATCCTGATGCTGTTCGCGAACGCGGCGTACGCCGAGTTCACCGACATCAGCACGGACGTCCGGCCGCTGTACGCGGTGGTCACCGGCCTGGTCCTGTACAACGGCTCGGTGCTGGCGGAGATCGTCCGGGCCGGGATCCTGGCGCTCCCCCGGGGGCAGGGGGACGCGGCGCTGGCGATCGGGATGCGCAAGAACCAGGTGATGCGGTACGTGCTGCTGCCGCAGTCGGTGACGGCGATGATGCCGGCGATCGTCAGCCAGCTGGTGGTGATCGTCAAGGACACCGCGCTGGGCGGCGCGCTGCTGGGGTTCTCGGAGCTGCTGGCGTCGGTGCGTCCGATGAGCGCGAACTACGGGGCGAACACCATTGCGAGCTTCACCGTGGTGGCGGTGCTGTTCATCCTGCTGAACCTGACGCTGACCTCGTTCGCCGGCTGGCTGGAGGCCCGGCTGCGGCGGGCCAAGCGGTTCTCCGGCGCGGTGGTGCGGCCGGAGGCGGTGGAGGAGCTGGCGCGGCCGGGCGAGCACGTGGGGCCCGAGGACCTCGGCGGGCCGGAGGGCCCCCGGGGGCGCTGA
- a CDS encoding SpoIIE family protein phosphatase, with protein sequence MGKSWPASPPPGPEAAEEAAEGTVGRGLEALARILRSAPDRLDAHLGGLYLLSEDRQLLELAMTLGAARQFTRPWRHVGMTTPIPVVEAVRTGRIVWVGGAEEMARRYPRVAVAMPYSFCLGAAPLEAGGTTYGSVFLIWPAAHPPELSGRERAELDALAAHLAGRLASLAAAGHRIRPGPRPVPAEHHLPDRRPTAMAARLPEGVCDINLDGRLAAVTPAAAHLLGEPVERLLGARPWAALSWLRDPVYEYHYRAAVISGQATSFIALRPPDRWLQFQLFPDGSGLTVRVVAADAASRDLHTGTPAAPGTPGGGDPPAAPEPSAGHRAVHTRPGALYHLLHLASALTEAISVQDVVSMVSEQIVPAFGGQAVAVLMAEGGRLRIVGHRGYPPGLVDRFDGTPLTASTPGVQASTNPVPGFFETRAELERLYPDRHETQDGMAAWAYLPLVTSGRLIGTCVLAFAHPHRFDVEERAVLTSLGGLIAQALDRARLYDTKLGLAQGLQASLLPHVLPDVPGLEVTARYLPCTEGMDVGGDFYDLIRVGPDTVAVVIGDVQGHNVNAAALMGQIRTAVRAFATADADPSTVLARTNRLLADLDTSLLASCAYLRVDPARREARLANAGHPVPLLYGPDGRAAPLEPLTGMVFNVDPAADYPQIRLGLPIGTTLLLYTDGLVDTPGADLDRALDDLTATLSRHGGEPLDRLADLLIGRAGQAEHRTDDIALLLVRSVPG encoded by the coding sequence ATGGGCAAGTCATGGCCTGCGTCGCCGCCGCCCGGACCCGAGGCCGCCGAGGAGGCCGCCGAGGGGACGGTCGGGCGCGGCCTGGAGGCGCTGGCGCGGATCCTGCGGTCGGCGCCGGACCGGCTCGACGCGCACCTCGGCGGCCTCTACCTGCTCTCGGAGGACCGGCAGCTGCTCGAACTCGCCATGACCCTCGGGGCCGCCCGCCAGTTCACCCGGCCGTGGCGGCACGTCGGCATGACCACCCCGATCCCGGTGGTGGAGGCGGTCCGCACCGGGCGGATCGTCTGGGTCGGCGGCGCGGAGGAGATGGCCCGCCGCTACCCGCGGGTAGCGGTCGCCATGCCGTACAGCTTCTGCCTCGGCGCCGCCCCGCTGGAGGCCGGCGGGACCACCTACGGCTCGGTCTTCCTGATCTGGCCCGCCGCCCACCCGCCCGAGCTGTCCGGCCGGGAACGCGCCGAGCTCGACGCCCTCGCCGCCCACCTGGCCGGCCGGCTGGCCTCGCTCGCCGCCGCCGGCCACCGGATCCGGCCCGGCCCGCGCCCCGTCCCGGCCGAGCACCACCTGCCGGACCGCCGGCCCACCGCGATGGCCGCCCGGCTGCCCGAGGGCGTCTGCGACATCAACCTGGACGGCCGCCTCGCCGCCGTCACCCCCGCCGCCGCCCACCTGCTCGGCGAACCGGTGGAGCGGCTGCTCGGCGCCCGGCCCTGGGCGGCCCTGTCCTGGCTGCGCGACCCGGTGTACGAGTACCACTACCGGGCGGCGGTGATCAGCGGCCAGGCCACCTCCTTCATCGCCCTGCGCCCGCCCGACCGCTGGCTGCAGTTCCAGCTCTTCCCCGACGGCTCAGGACTCACCGTCCGGGTGGTCGCCGCCGACGCCGCCAGCCGCGACCTGCACACCGGCACCCCGGCCGCCCCCGGCACCCCGGGCGGCGGCGACCCGCCGGCGGCCCCCGAACCCTCCGCCGGCCACCGGGCCGTGCACACCCGGCCCGGCGCGCTCTACCACCTGCTCCACCTCGCCAGCGCCCTCACCGAGGCGATCAGCGTCCAGGACGTGGTCAGCATGGTCTCCGAGCAGATCGTGCCCGCCTTCGGCGGCCAGGCCGTCGCCGTGCTGATGGCCGAGGGCGGCCGGCTGCGCATCGTCGGCCACCGCGGCTACCCGCCCGGCCTGGTCGACCGCTTCGACGGCACCCCGCTGACCGCGTCCACCCCCGGCGTCCAGGCCTCCACCAACCCGGTGCCCGGCTTCTTCGAGACCCGCGCCGAACTGGAACGGCTCTACCCCGACCGCCACGAGACCCAGGACGGCATGGCGGCCTGGGCCTACCTGCCGCTGGTCACCTCCGGCCGGCTGATCGGCACCTGCGTGCTCGCCTTCGCCCACCCGCACCGCTTCGACGTGGAGGAACGCGCCGTCCTCACCTCCCTCGGCGGCCTGATCGCCCAGGCCCTGGACCGCGCTCGCCTGTACGACACCAAGCTCGGCCTCGCCCAGGGCCTCCAGGCCAGCCTGCTGCCCCACGTCCTGCCCGACGTCCCCGGGCTGGAGGTCACCGCCCGCTACCTGCCCTGCACCGAGGGCATGGACGTCGGCGGCGACTTCTACGACCTGATCCGGGTCGGCCCCGACACCGTCGCCGTGGTCATCGGCGACGTCCAGGGCCACAACGTCAACGCCGCCGCCCTGATGGGCCAGATCCGCACCGCCGTCCGCGCCTTCGCCACCGCCGACGCCGACCCCAGCACCGTCCTCGCCCGCACCAACCGCCTGCTGGCCGACCTGGACACCTCCCTGCTGGCCAGCTGCGCCTACCTCCGGGTCGACCCCGCCCGTCGCGAGGCCCGGCTGGCCAACGCCGGCCACCCCGTCCCCCTGCTGTACGGCCCCGACGGCCGCGCCGCGCCCCTCGAACCGCTCACCGGCATGGTCTTCAACGTCGACCCCGCCGCCGACTACCCGCAGATCCGCCTCGGCCTGCCGATCGGCACCACCCTGCTGCTGTACACCGACGGCCTGGTCGACACCCCCGGCGCCGACCTCGACCGGGCGCTGGACGACCTCACCGCCACGCTCTCCCGCCACGGCGGCGAGCCCCTCGACCGACTCGCCGACCTGCTCATCGGCCGGGCCGGACAAGCCGAGCACCGCACCGACGACATCGCGCTGCTCCTCGTCCGGTCCGTCCCCGGCTGA
- a CDS encoding ricin-type beta-trefoil lectin domain protein, translating to MTLHHHRDRPAGRSLRRRARSVVLALALVGGLQGGLAGAASADPAVTLCTSVNGPYGSAVVGGGRYRIMPDEWNSSAELCMRSDGGPNFTVTGSALTNATNTRPGAPGAYTRIEYVPRPSELPTPVATLGDTLTSWRTTTGVAGQYNTAYDLWYADTAAGCGPTTSHELMIWLNRQGGPVPLGTATQQVTLGGRAYQVYQHQDATSGKQVISYLMTNPTTSVYDLNLRTVTADAVVRGFVPAGGVLCSVQAGFEIWNGGTGLATTSFAYLPSTGLPSGNLTSGLPGKCLDAGNNAADPGDASLPADIWDCAATPGQTWTAGNDGTLKALGRCLDVVGGGRDNGTPVRLYPCNGTGAQVWTPNGKGLLNPQSGLCLADPAASTANGTRLILWTCGATGQDWRLPYGGQPIWTAFTNKATNTCLSGGVETPTSVSLHGCNSTPTPPQNWQLVNDGTLRLSTGACLDAGTAGTAGSPVLLAPCSGSTGQQWLLSPTGYLLNPASGRCLDDPKSTPVPGVQLHLWTCNGTAAQTWYSAA from the coding sequence ATGACACTCCATCATCACCGCGACCGGCCGGCCGGACGCTCACTGCGTCGGCGCGCCCGGTCCGTGGTCCTGGCGCTCGCCCTGGTCGGCGGGCTGCAGGGCGGACTGGCGGGGGCGGCGTCGGCGGACCCGGCGGTCACCCTCTGCACCTCCGTCAACGGGCCGTACGGCTCGGCGGTGGTCGGCGGCGGCCGGTACCGGATCATGCCGGACGAGTGGAACTCCTCGGCCGAGCTGTGCATGCGCAGCGACGGCGGCCCGAACTTCACCGTGACCGGCAGCGCCCTCACCAACGCCACCAACACCCGGCCCGGCGCGCCCGGCGCGTACACCCGAATCGAGTACGTGCCGCGGCCCAGCGAGCTGCCCACGCCGGTGGCCACCCTGGGTGACACGCTGACCAGCTGGCGGACCACCACCGGCGTCGCCGGGCAGTACAACACCGCCTACGACCTCTGGTACGCCGACACCGCCGCCGGATGCGGTCCGACCACCTCGCACGAGCTGATGATCTGGCTCAACCGGCAGGGCGGGCCGGTGCCGCTGGGCACCGCCACCCAGCAGGTCACCCTCGGCGGCCGGGCGTACCAGGTCTACCAGCACCAGGACGCCACCAGCGGCAAGCAGGTCATCAGCTACCTGATGACCAACCCGACCACCTCCGTCTACGACCTCAACCTGCGCACCGTCACCGCCGACGCCGTGGTCCGCGGCTTCGTCCCCGCCGGCGGCGTGCTCTGCTCGGTGCAGGCCGGCTTCGAGATCTGGAACGGCGGCACCGGGCTGGCCACCACCTCCTTCGCGTACCTGCCCTCGACCGGCCTGCCGTCCGGGAACCTGACCTCCGGCCTGCCCGGCAAGTGCCTGGACGCCGGGAACAACGCGGCCGACCCCGGCGACGCCAGCCTGCCCGCGGACATCTGGGACTGCGCCGCGACCCCGGGCCAGACCTGGACGGCCGGCAACGACGGCACCCTCAAGGCCCTCGGCAGGTGCCTGGACGTGGTCGGCGGCGGCCGCGACAACGGCACCCCCGTCCGGCTGTACCCCTGCAACGGCACCGGCGCCCAGGTGTGGACCCCGAACGGCAAGGGCCTGCTCAACCCGCAGTCCGGCCTCTGCCTGGCCGACCCGGCCGCCTCCACCGCCAACGGCACCCGGCTGATCCTGTGGACCTGCGGCGCCACCGGCCAGGACTGGCGCCTCCCGTACGGCGGGCAGCCGATCTGGACCGCCTTCACCAACAAGGCGACCAACACCTGCCTGAGCGGCGGCGTCGAGACCCCCACCTCGGTCAGCCTGCACGGCTGCAACTCCACCCCCACCCCGCCGCAGAACTGGCAGCTGGTCAACGACGGCACCCTCCGGCTGTCCACCGGCGCCTGCCTGGACGCCGGCACCGCCGGCACCGCGGGCAGCCCGGTGCTGCTCGCCCCGTGCTCCGGCTCGACGGGCCAGCAGTGGCTGCTCTCCCCGACCGGCTACCTGCTGAACCCCGCCTCCGGCAGGTGCCTGGACGACCCGAAGTCCACCCCTGTCCCGGGCGTCCAGCTCCACCTGTGGACCTGCAACGGCACCGCCGCCCAGACCTGGTACTCGGCCGCCTGA
- a CDS encoding ATP-binding protein, whose translation MLDGLEQEGPATAPAVWTIHGMGGVGKTALAVHVAHSARGRFPDGQLYADLRGAGTEAADPYEVQEVFLRALGVVSEHIPADLTERTALYRSRLAGRDILLLLDNAADTEQVNPLLPGTPECAVLITSRAPLTCLPTTGRTALEPLGEPEAVSLLERIAGVDRCRREPLATRELVRACGMLPLAVRIIGSRLAARPRWSVAFLAERLEDRRRRLVELEAGSLAVEPVFDVGYSALEEEQARAFRLLAIPEVADVSVAAAAAVLQCDRRTAEDLLDGLAHVGLLEPGDPGRYRYHDLLRLFARHRTLAADPPEVRQQVLSRIARFHLAWTAAAVRVEWPHSRLRAAVDPATGVAAPAFADETRAQQWVINELPAIVAITAQLLDHPDRPIGVEDARTLAGLLMLLTTFTDLCIPWAALGVSAGRLIAAGEGHGEQAVVMYGCAVAAIGHAHTGRHEEARTLARRAHETAQAAPGPDMTPRMALLRGLVAGSRPGGLEESLAHNRRARDLAEAAGDFSLMARCALELAPALHALGRYREAVAAARDTLAGCRTAESPAGVVIAQRSLAEALAALGRYDEAMAEYRAALHLSEARGLRAQHARTLLSCASALVAADRHPEAEDLAARALTAVVRLGDTVGEHRARALLARLGAGTARAEGPASAR comes from the coding sequence ATGCTCGACGGCCTGGAGCAGGAAGGGCCGGCGACCGCTCCCGCCGTCTGGACGATCCACGGGATGGGCGGTGTGGGCAAGACCGCGCTGGCCGTCCACGTCGCCCACTCCGCACGCGGGCGGTTCCCCGACGGCCAGCTCTACGCCGACCTGCGCGGCGCCGGTACCGAGGCGGCGGATCCGTACGAGGTGCAGGAGGTGTTCCTGCGGGCGCTGGGCGTCGTCTCCGAGCACATCCCCGCCGACCTGACCGAGCGGACCGCGCTCTACCGCTCCCGGCTGGCCGGCCGGGACATCCTCCTGCTGCTGGACAACGCCGCCGACACCGAGCAGGTGAACCCGCTGCTGCCGGGGACGCCCGAGTGCGCCGTCCTGATCACCAGCCGGGCACCGCTGACCTGCCTGCCGACCACCGGCCGCACCGCGCTGGAACCGCTCGGCGAGCCGGAGGCGGTCAGCCTGCTGGAGCGGATCGCCGGGGTCGACCGCTGCCGCCGGGAGCCGCTGGCCACCCGGGAGCTGGTCCGCGCCTGCGGCATGCTGCCGCTGGCCGTCCGGATCATCGGCAGCCGGCTGGCCGCCCGCCCGCGCTGGAGCGTGGCGTTCCTGGCGGAGCGGCTGGAGGACCGGCGCCGGCGGCTGGTCGAACTGGAGGCCGGCAGTCTGGCCGTCGAACCGGTGTTCGACGTCGGCTACTCGGCGCTGGAGGAGGAGCAGGCGCGCGCCTTCCGGCTGCTGGCGATCCCGGAGGTGGCCGACGTGTCGGTGGCCGCCGCGGCGGCCGTCCTGCAGTGCGACCGGCGGACGGCCGAGGACCTGCTGGACGGGCTGGCCCACGTCGGGCTGCTGGAGCCCGGCGATCCGGGCCGCTACCGGTACCACGACCTGCTGCGCCTGTTCGCCCGGCACCGGACGCTGGCCGCCGATCCGCCGGAGGTCCGGCAGCAGGTGCTCAGCCGGATCGCCCGGTTCCACCTCGCGTGGACGGCGGCCGCGGTCCGGGTGGAGTGGCCGCACAGCCGGCTGCGCGCGGCGGTCGACCCGGCCACCGGTGTGGCCGCCCCGGCGTTCGCCGACGAGACCCGGGCCCAGCAGTGGGTGATCAACGAGCTGCCCGCGATCGTCGCGATCACCGCGCAGCTCCTCGACCACCCCGACCGGCCGATCGGCGTGGAGGACGCCAGGACCCTCGCCGGCCTGCTGATGCTGCTCACCACGTTCACCGACCTGTGCATCCCCTGGGCCGCCCTGGGCGTCTCCGCCGGCCGGCTGATCGCCGCCGGGGAGGGGCACGGCGAGCAGGCCGTGGTCATGTACGGCTGCGCGGTGGCCGCGATCGGCCATGCGCACACCGGGCGGCACGAGGAGGCGCGGACGCTGGCCCGCCGCGCCCACGAGACCGCCCAGGCCGCCCCCGGCCCGGACATGACCCCCCGCATGGCGCTCCTGAGGGGACTGGTGGCCGGCAGTCGGCCCGGCGGGCTGGAGGAGTCGCTCGCACACAACCGCCGAGCACGCGATCTCGCCGAGGCCGCGGGGGACTTCAGCCTGATGGCGCGCTGCGCCCTCGAACTCGCCCCGGCCCTCCACGCGCTCGGCCGGTACCGTGAGGCCGTCGCGGCCGCCCGGGACACGCTCGCCGGCTGCCGCACCGCCGAGAGCCCGGCCGGCGTGGTCATCGCCCAGCGCTCGCTCGCCGAGGCGCTGGCCGCCCTGGGCCGGTACGACGAGGCGATGGCCGAGTACCGGGCCGCGCTCCACCTCTCCGAGGCGCGCGGCCTGCGGGCCCAGCACGCCCGCACCCTGCTGTCCTGCGCCTCCGCCCTGGTCGCCGCCGACCGGCACCCGGAGGCGGAGGACCTGGCGGCCCGGGCCCTGACCGCGGTCGTCCGCCTCGGCGACACCGTCGGCGAACACCGGGCCCGTGCCCTCCTCGCCCGCCTCGGAGCGGGAACGGCACGGGCGGAGGGGCCGGCCTCCGCCCGGTGA